Within the Burkholderia ubonensis genome, the region CGAATCGCGCTCGACGAGGATCGTCGCGAAGACGCGCTTCAGCCGCCCTTCCTCCTCGAACTTGTCGATAATGACCGTGCTCGTGTACGGCAGCTCGTCGCCGGTCCAGCGGAACACCTTCTCGCGCAGGATCTCGGCTGCGAGAAAGCGCGAGCTGCGGTCGGTCAGGTCGTCCTCGCCGTAGATCGGCTCGCCTTCAGGCAGGTACGGCTTGACCGTCTCCATCAGGCGCTGAATGTCTTCCACGTGCTTCGCCGACAGCGGCACGATCTCGGTGAACTCGCGCAGCGCGCTCACCTTCTGCATGAACGGGTACAGCGTCGTCTTGTCGTTCACGCGGTCGAGCTTGTTCGCGATCAGCAGCGTCGGCACGCCGGGCGGGATCAGGTCGAGCACCTTCTGGTCGTCCGGCCCGAAGCGGCCGGCCTCGATCACGAACAGGATCGCGTCGACCGACGTCAGCGTCGACGTGACCGCGCGGTTCAGCGAGCGGTTCAGCGCGGTGCTGTGGCGGGTCTGGAAGCCGGGCGTATCGACGAAGATGAATTGCGCGTCTTCGGTCGTGTTGATACCGGTGATGCGGTGGCGGGTCGTCTGCGCCTTGCGGGACGTGATGCTGATCTTCTGGCCGACGAGCGCGTTCATCAGCGTCGACTTGCCGACGTTCGGACGGCCCACGATCGCGATCATGCCGCAGCGGAAACCAGTGGGAGCGGTAGCGTTCATATCGATTGGGAGACAGGTTCGGAACCGGCCGCGCGGCGCGCGGCACGAACGATGGGCAATTCAGTGACCGGCATCGGCCACGCGCGCCGGCGCAGCGGCGAGGCTCGTTTCGCCGGACGACGCGTCCTGGCCGGGCGTCGTCACGTCGCGCACGCGCGGCGCGGCGCGCTCGGCGGCCTTCTCGACCTTCTCGGCCGCGTGAGGCGCAGAGTCGGCGCGGTCGGCAGGCTTGTCGGCTGCACGCGGGGCGGCATCGGTTCGCTCGATGGCCTTGTCGGCGGGTTTCTGCGCGGCATCGGCACGGTCCGCGGGCTTGTCCGTCGCCGGCTTCGCCGCCCGCTCGGCCTTGTCCGCACCATGCTCGACATGCGCGGCGCGAATCGCGGCCACCGGCGCCTGCGCCGCGCGCTCGACCGCCTCCGCCACGCTGCTCGCGGCTGCCGGAGCCGCCGCGGCCTTCGCTTCGGCGCGCGCCGCGGCGCGCTCTTTCCGCTCCGGCGAGCGCAGGTCGAGCGCTTCCTGCACGCCTTTCACGCCGGGCACGATTTCCGGCTCCACGTGCTTGGCCGCGCGTGCGTTCTTCGAACGTTTCGGCTTCGCGGCCAGCATCGGCGCGGCCGCGACCACTTCGTCGAGCGCCTTCTTCGCGGCGGCCTGCTCGGCCGCGCGACGGCTCGCGCCGGAACCGGACACCTTGACGTCCAGCTTCGGCACCGTGCATTCGACCTCGAACTGCTGATTGTGCGCCGCACCATGCGTCGCGACGACCGTGTAGGTCGGCAGCGCGATCTTGTGCCCCTGCAGGTATTCCTGCAGCAGCGTCTTCGCGTCCTTGCCGAGCGTGCGCGGATCGATGTGGTCGAGAATCGGGATGTAGAGCCGCTTGATCACCCCTTGGGCGGCTTCGAAGCCGCCATCGAGGAACACGGCCCCGATGATGGCTTCGAACGCGTCCGCGAGGATCGACGGCCGGCGGAACCCGCCGCTGCGCAGCTCGCCCTCGCCCAGCCGCAATCCGTCGGAAATATTCAGGGCCTGAGCAATTTCGTACAGCGACTGCTGTTTGACGAGGTTCGCCCGCACCCGTGACAGATCGCCTTCGTCCAGCTTGCCGAAACGCTGGAACAAAAGAGCGGCCACCGCGCAATTGAGAACGGAATCGCCGAGGAACTCGAGCCGCTCGTTGTGCGTGGCACTGTGACTGCGATGGGTCAAAGCCTGGCGCAGCAATTCCGCATTGCGAAATTCATAGCGCAGCCGGCTTTCCAACTGAGATAGGGGCATGTGCAGGAGTATAACGCGGGCGCCGGTCGCGCCGAAACGACGCAGCCGGCCCCGAAAAGGCATGACGAAGCGGTGTTACCGCCGGTTCTTAAAGTAGTTCGGCAATACGCGGCGCGGCCCGGGCGCCGCATATTGCGCGTGCATCGATCGGGATCAGTTGAAGGAGCCGATCCGCTTCAGGTCGCCGAAGTTCATCCAGATGAAGAACGCGCGGCCGACGATGTTCTGGTCCGGCACGAAGCCCCAGTAGCGGCTGTCCGCGCTATTGTCGCGGTTGTCGCCCATCATGAAGTAGTGGCCCGCCGGCACCTTGCAGATCACGCCGCGGCTGTTGTACGTGCAATTGTCGCGATACGGATAGTCGTATGCGCCCATCACGAACGGCGGCACGGCAGGGTTGTTGAGGATCGCGTTCTTGCGGCCGCCGAGCGACTCCTCGAACTGCTTCGCGTAGTTCTGCCGCTCTTCGTCGAAGTAGTCGGCCAGCGGCGTTTCGGGCACCGGCTTGCCGTTGATCGTCAGCTGCTTGTCCTGGTAAGCGACGGTGTCGCCCGGCAGGCCGATCACGCGCTTGATGTAGTCGACCGACTCGTCCTTCGGGTAGCGGAACACGACGACGTCGCCGCGTTCGAGCGGACGGCCTTGCGTGAGCTTCGTGTTCGTGACCGGCATGCGCAGGCCGTAGTCGAACTTGTTGACGAGGATGAAGTCGCCGACGAGCAGCGTCGGCACCATCGAGCCCGACGGGATCTTGAACGGCTCGACGATGAACGAACGCACGACGAACACCGCGAGGATCACCGGGAAGAAGCTCGCGGTGTACTCGAGCCACCAAGGCTGGCGCAGCTTCTCGTCGCGCAGCTTCGAACGGGTCTGCACCGCGTTCTCGTCGGCGTAACGCTTGTCGATGCGCGACTGCTGCTGGTCGAACGCGTCGACCGCCGCATCGGCCGCCCGCCGGCGCTGCGGCAGGAACACCATCTTGTCCGCAACCCACGCCACGCCCGTCAGTGCGACGAGCACAAAAAGAATCAGCGCAAAATTCATAAAAGGATCAGTCCTGTTATTTGTCTTCGACGCGCAAGATCGCCAGGAACGCTTCCTGCGGAATCTCGACCGAACCCACCTGCTTCATCCGCTTCTTGCCTTCCTTCTGCTTCTCGAGCAGTTTCTTCTTCCGCGTGATGTCGCCGCCGTAGCACTTCGCGAGCACGTTCTTGCGCAGCGCCTTGATGTTCTCGCGCGCGATGATGTGCGCGCCGATCGCGGCCTGGATCGCCACGTCGTACATCTGGCGCGGGATGATCTCGCGCATCTTCGCGGCGACTTCACGGCCGCGATACTGCGACTGCGAACGGTGCACGATGATCGACAGCGCATCGACCTTGTCGCCGTTGATCAGCATGTCGACCTTCACGACGTCCGACGAGCGGTATTCCTTGAACTCGTAGTCCATCGACGCGTAGCCGCGCGACACCGACTTCAGCCGGTCGAAGAAGTCGAGCACGATCTCGGCCATCGGGATTTCGTACGTGAGCTGCACCTGGCGGCCGTGGTACTGCATGTTGATCTGCGAGCCGCGCTTCTGCTCGCACAGCGTGATCACCGAGCCGACATAGTCCTGCGGCATGTACAGGTTCACGGTGACGATCGGCTCGCGGATCTCGGCGATCTTCGGCGGCTCCGGCATCTTCGCCGGGTTCTCGACCCGGATCGTCGAACCGTCGCTCTGCACGACCTCGTAGACCACGGTCGGCGCGGTCGTGATGAGGTCCATGTCGAACTCGCGCTCGAGCCGCTCCTGCACGATCTCCATGTGCAGCAGCCCGAGGAAGCCGCAGCGGAAACCGAAGCCGAGCGCCTGCGACACTTCCGGCTCGTACTGCAGCGACGCGTCGTTGAGCTTGAGCTTTTCCAGCGACTCGCGCAGCGCGTCGTACTGGTTCGCCTCGACCGGGTACAGGCCCGCGAACACCTGCGGCTTCACTTCCTTGAAGCCCGGCAGCGGCTCGGCGGCCGACTTGGCCGCGTGCGTAACCGTATCGCCGACCTTGGCGGCGGTCAGCTCCTTGATGCCGGCGATGATGAAGCCCACCTGCCCCGCCGACAGCGATTCGAGATTGCGCGACTTCGGCGTGAACACGCCGATGTGCTCGACCGGGTACTGCGCGCCGGTCGCCATCAGCTTGATCTTCTCCTTCGGACGCAGCGTGCCGTTGACGATGCGCACGAGCATCACGACGCCGACGTAGTTGTCGAACCACGAGTCGATGATGAGCGCCTGCAGCGGCGCGTCCGGATCGCCCTTCGGCGGCGGCACCTTCGCGATCAGCGATTCGAGCACGTCCTCGACGCCGAGACCCGTCTTCGCGCTGCAGCGCGTCGCGTCCATCGCGTCGATGCCGATCACGTCCTCGATCTCGGCGATCGCGTTCTCGGGGTTCGCGGCCGGCAGGTCGATCTTGTTCAGCACCGGCACGACCTCGACGCCCAGCTCGATCGCCGTGTAGCAGTTCGCGACCGTCTGCGCCTCGACGCCCTGGCTCGCGTCGACGACCAGCAGCGCGCCCTCGCACGCGGACAGCGAGCGGCTGACTTCGTACGAGAAGTCGACGTGCCCCGGCGTGTCGATCAGGTTCAGGTTGTACACCTTGCCGTCGCGCGCGCGGTACGACAGCGCGGCAGTCTGCGCCTTGATCGTGATGCCGCGCTCACGCTCGAGATCCATCGAGTCGAGCACCTGCGCTTCCATTTCACGGTCGGTCAGGCCGCCGCATACCTGGATGATGCGATCCGCGAGCGTCGACTTGCCGTGGTCGATGTGCGCGATGATCGAGAAATTGCGAATATGATCCATTCAGTGCCGATCAAGCGAAAAAGGCGCGCTCGACGACTGCGGAGCACGCCTTGTAAGTCGGTGAAAAAACGGCTTATTTTAGCCGAAAAGCCCCCCGCCGGGCGGCATTTTGGCGACCGGCTGCCGCCGGGTCTCAGCGCCGGGCGGCGAGCGCGTTCCGCACCCGCATCTCGTCGAAGCGGTGGCGGCACACTTCCGCGCCATCCAGCAGCAGCACCGGCACGTCCTCGTCGTAGCGGGCGACGAGCGCCGCGTCCGCGTCGATGTCGACGTAGTCGACCGCCACGCCGAATTCGGCCGCCACCGGCGCCAGTGCGTCGCGCATGTCGTCGCACAGATGGCACCAGCCGCGGCCGTAGAGCGTGAACATCGCGCGCTACTTCTGGCGCGGACGCAGCGGGAAGAACTGCGTATTGTCGCCGCGCCGCACCAGCACCGCGACCGCCTTTTGCGGATCGAGCTGGGCGGTGACGTCGGCGAATTGCTTCGCGCTCGTGATGTCGGTGTCGCCGACGCGCAGCACGATGTCGCCGCGCTGCAGCCCCGCGCGCGCCGCCGGACCGTCGACGCCGTCGACCTGCACGCCGCTCCTCAGCTTCAGCGCCTTCAGCTGGTCGGCCGGAATGTCGCTGACCGTCAAGCCGAGCGCATTACTCTGGCGCGGCTTCTGCGGCGGCTTCTTGCCCGGATCGGCCTTCGCGGTCGTATCGGCCGGCGTCTCGGCGATCGTGATCGGCAGATCGCGCGCCTGACCCTTGCGCCACACGTTGATCGTCGCCTTCGCACCCGGCTTCGTGTCGCCGACCATGCGCGGCAGATCCGACGCCGTGTCGACCGGCCTGCCGTTGAACTTCAGGATGATGTCGCCCGGCTGGACGCCCGCCTTGTCGGCCGGCCCGCCCGGCTCGACGCTGCTGACGAGCGCGCCCTCCGCCTTCGGCAGGCCGATCGAGTCGGCCACGTCCTTCGTCACCTCGCCGATCGCCACCGCGATCCGGCCGCGCGTGACCTTGCCGGTCGCCTTCAGCTGGTCGGCCACGCGCATCGCCTCGTCGATCGGGATCGCGAACGAAATGCCCATGAAACCGCCCGTGCGACTGTAGATCTGCGAATTGATGCCGATCACCTCGCCCTGCATGTTGATCAGCGGGCCGCCGGAGTTGCCGGGGTTCACGGCCACGTCGGTCTGGATGAACGGCAGGTAGTCACCCGTGTTGCGGCTCTTCGAGCTGACGATGCCGGCCGTCACCGTGTTGTCGAGGCCGAACGGCGAGCCGATCGCGACGACCCACTCGCCGACGCGCACCTTGTTCGAATCGCCGATCGCGACGACCGGCAGGTTCGACGCCTGGATCTTGACGACCGCGACGTCGGTGCGATCGTCGACGCCGATCAGCTTCGCCTTGAACTCGCGCTTGTCGGTCAGCGTCACATAGATCGTGTCGGCATCGTCGACGACGTGCGCATTGGTCATCACGTAGCCATCGGCCGACACGATGAAGCCCGAGCCGACGCCGCGGTTCTGCTCGGTGTCGGGCGGATTGTCGGGCTGGGGCGCGTTCTTCGGGTTGCCGGGCGCCTGCGGCAGCGGAATGCCGAAGAAGCGGCGGAAGAATTCCGACATGTCGCCATTGTCGAAGCCCGGCGGGAGCACGCCGCGCGGGCCGCCCGTCGGTACGTTGGCAGTCGTCCGGATGTTCACGACGGCCGGCCCGACCTTCTCGACCAGGTCCGCGAAATCGGGAAGGCTGCCCGGGGGAGGCGTGACAGCGGACGCGGTTTGCGGGACGAACGGCAGGCAGGCACACAGCGCCGCCGCCGCGAGCACTTTGCGCAGCGTGATTTTCGTCATGTCGGGAGCCGTAGCGTTACTTGGAAGCCTTGTATTCTATGGCAGACGCGAACTGCTGCAACGTGGCCGGCGGCACTTCGCCGAGCACGGTGATCCAGTAGCCCCCGCGGCGCTTGACGAGCACGTGCGTCGCGCCGGTGCTGCCCGCGCCTTCCTTGCGCGTATTCTTCTCGGCCGGCTCGACGAACACCGAGACCGTCGCGAGCCCGTCGGTAAAGACGGCCTGATCGACCGGAATCGGCGGGTCGCCCGCATCGCGCGCGGCCATCGGCCGCCGCACCTCGCGGATCTTCTGGAAGCCGGCGATGCTGGGCGCGAGCTGCCAGCCCTGCGCCTCCATGTCGACCGGCGCAACCGGCGGGCGCACGACCGTCCAGCCGCTCAGATTGCGCATGCCGGACATGATCGCCGACTTGTCGGCTGCGCCCGCGCCCCCCATCCGCAACTGGGAGAACGCGATCTGCTCGAGCACGTGATCGCTCGCATCGAGCGTCTGCGAGCGCAGCAGCAGGCCGGTGCGGGCGTCGGCCCACAGCTTGTAGGTGAAGCGGTACCCGTCCTTCGGCGCCAGTTCGACGACCTGTGCGTCGAGCCCCGCCACGCGATCCTTGCCGAGCAGCTTCGCGTCGTAGACCGACATCACGTGCTCGCCGCTCGCGCCGAGCAGCGCGGGGAACGAGTCGCGGGCCTGCCGGCGCTCGACGACGCACAGCTTGCGCTCGGGCACGAACGTGTACAGCTCATCGTTGTGCCGCAGCAGCTTGCGGGGCTTGCCGTCGAGACTCTCGATCCGCTCGAATTCGCCGTCGCGGGAAGCGACATGCGCGATCCGCGACGACTGCACGTATCCGCCTCGCTGGTAGACGAACGTGCCTTCGTAACTCTGCTGCTGCGCCGCCTGCTGGATGCGGTCGAGCCAGTCCGCGGCGGCCTTGCGGGTCGCGACGGGATCGTCCGGCTGCTGGGCGTTGGCGTGAAGGGATTGAACGGACAACAACGCGGCTGCGCAAAGCAGGAGGGCCGGCAGCCGCTTCCATCCGGAGATGGCGTGATTCAACCGCAATGTCCGCATCGGGTATTGGCTTGGCGTCGTCGTGGTCACGGCAGCGCGAATCAGCGGCATCGAGCCCGTGACGACGGGCTGCTGCGCGAATTGCTGATGCGCTTCAAGGTATTGGTCGAGGCTTGCGTCGCGAATGATGTTCGCCTCCTGCAGCCCCTGCTGCGACGGCGCCTGCGCAACCGTCACGCGCTGCAGGCCGTTCTGCTGCGTCGCACCGGCCGATGCGACCTGGACGGCGCCCGGCGCGCCGGCCGTCTGCATCTGCGGGACGACGATCCACGTCAGCGTCGCGGCGGCCGCTGCAACCGCGAAGGCCGGCACGACGCGCCGGCGCAGCGACAGCAGCCTGCGGGAAACCGGCGCGGCGGCCGGCGCGAGCAGATGCGGCTCGGCTTCGAGTCGCACCGACAGGCGCGCGGTGAACGACGCGCTCATCGCCGGCGCCAGCGCCAGCTCGTCCGAGCGCAGCGCGTCGCCGATCAGGTGGTAGTGGGCCCACGCAGCGCGATCCGCGCGGTCGAGCTCAGCCAGAAACTGCCCGTGATCCGGGCCGTCGAACATTTCGCCGTCGACCAGAGCGGAAAGGCGTTCGCCGCGCGGACACGCCTGCGACTGCGTATTGACCGACCCCATGATGCTCCCCATCTTGCACACCCCGTCGTGACTTCACGACTCTATCGTAACTGGACCCCGACCGCGCCGGTCCGCCCGCTGCGCTTACCAGCGCTTGCCTTCGGGCGTATCGAGCAGCGGACGCAATTTTGCCGCGATTGCCTCGCGCGCCCGGAAAATCCGCGAACGGACCGTCCCGATCGGGCAGCCCATCATTTCCGCGATTTCCTCGTAGCTCAGGCCTTCGATCTCGCGCAGCGTGATCGCCTGGCGCAGCTCCTCGGGCAGAACGGCCATTGCAGCATTGACCGTTTCGGCAATCTGCTTGCTCATCAACACCGACTCAGGCGTGTTGATATCCCTTAGTTGGTCTGCGTCGGAGAAAGTTTCCGCCTCCTCGGCATCCGCCTCGGTCGAGGTCGGTGCCCGGCGGCCCTGCGTCGCAAGGTAGTTCTTCGCCGTATTCACGGCAATCCGGTACAACCACGTGTAGAACGCGGACTCGCCGCGGAACTGCGGCAGCGCGCGGTACGCCTTGATGAACGCGTCCTGGGCCACATCCTCGACCTCGGCGGGGTCCCGCACGAGACGCGAGATCAGCCGAATGATCTTGCGGTGGTATTTGGAGACCAGGAGTTCGAACGCCGCCTTGTCGCCTTTCTGAACGCGCTCGACCAGAACCTGATCGATTTCTTTTTCACTCACCTGACAAATCCGTTAACTAGGGATGCAACGCGGAGGGCTATTGTAGCGTTCCCGCGCCGGCCGCTGGTTACGATGCGTAACGGCCGCGCCGTCACGTCGGCCGCGCCGCCGTCGCAGTCCTCGCCAGCACGGACAGCGCGCTGAACGACGGCGCGTCGAGCGCATCGGCCGGAATCAGCAACGGACGCGCGCGGCGTCCGCCCTGCCCGACCGACAGCACGAGCAGCAGGCTGCTCCAGTGAGCGTAACCGGTCACACGGCCGCGCGCGAGCAATTGCCCGGCGCGACCGAATGCCGC harbors:
- the rpoE gene encoding RNA polymerase sigma factor RpoE; protein product: MSEKEIDQVLVERVQKGDKAAFELLVSKYHRKIIRLISRLVRDPAEVEDVAQDAFIKAYRALPQFRGESAFYTWLYRIAVNTAKNYLATQGRRAPTSTEADAEEAETFSDADQLRDINTPESVLMSKQIAETVNAAMAVLPEELRQAITLREIEGLSYEEIAEMMGCPIGTVRSRIFRAREAIAAKLRPLLDTPEGKRW
- the lepB gene encoding signal peptidase I, whose protein sequence is MNFALILFVLVALTGVAWVADKMVFLPQRRRAADAAVDAFDQQQSRIDKRYADENAVQTRSKLRDEKLRQPWWLEYTASFFPVILAVFVVRSFIVEPFKIPSGSMVPTLLVGDFILVNKFDYGLRMPVTNTKLTQGRPLERGDVVVFRYPKDESVDYIKRVIGLPGDTVAYQDKQLTINGKPVPETPLADYFDEERQNYAKQFEESLGGRKNAILNNPAVPPFVMGAYDYPYRDNCTYNSRGVICKVPAGHYFMMGDNRDNSADSRYWGFVPDQNIVGRAFFIWMNFGDLKRIGSFN
- the rnc gene encoding ribonuclease III; translation: MPLSQLESRLRYEFRNAELLRQALTHRSHSATHNERLEFLGDSVLNCAVAALLFQRFGKLDEGDLSRVRANLVKQQSLYEIAQALNISDGLRLGEGELRSGGFRRPSILADAFEAIIGAVFLDGGFEAAQGVIKRLYIPILDHIDPRTLGKDAKTLLQEYLQGHKIALPTYTVVATHGAAHNQQFEVECTVPKLDVKVSGSGASRRAAEQAAAKKALDEVVAAAPMLAAKPKRSKNARAAKHVEPEIVPGVKGVQEALDLRSPERKERAAARAEAKAAAAPAAASSVAEAVERAAQAPVAAIRAAHVEHGADKAERAAKPATDKPADRADAAQKPADKAIERTDAAPRAADKPADRADSAPHAAEKVEKAAERAAPRVRDVTTPGQDASSGETSLAAAPARVADAGH
- the lepA gene encoding translation elongation factor 4, with translation MDHIRNFSIIAHIDHGKSTLADRIIQVCGGLTDREMEAQVLDSMDLERERGITIKAQTAALSYRARDGKVYNLNLIDTPGHVDFSYEVSRSLSACEGALLVVDASQGVEAQTVANCYTAIELGVEVVPVLNKIDLPAANPENAIAEIEDVIGIDAMDATRCSAKTGLGVEDVLESLIAKVPPPKGDPDAPLQALIIDSWFDNYVGVVMLVRIVNGTLRPKEKIKLMATGAQYPVEHIGVFTPKSRNLESLSAGQVGFIIAGIKELTAAKVGDTVTHAAKSAAEPLPGFKEVKPQVFAGLYPVEANQYDALRESLEKLKLNDASLQYEPEVSQALGFGFRCGFLGLLHMEIVQERLEREFDMDLITTAPTVVYEVVQSDGSTIRVENPAKMPEPPKIAEIREPIVTVNLYMPQDYVGSVITLCEQKRGSQINMQYHGRQVQLTYEIPMAEIVLDFFDRLKSVSRGYASMDYEFKEYRSSDVVKVDMLINGDKVDALSIIVHRSQSQYRGREVAAKMREIIPRQMYDVAIQAAIGAHIIARENIKALRKNVLAKCYGGDITRKKKLLEKQKEGKKRMKQVGSVEIPQEAFLAILRVEDK
- a CDS encoding MucB/RseB C-terminal domain-containing protein, with amino-acid sequence MRTLRLNHAISGWKRLPALLLCAAALLSVQSLHANAQQPDDPVATRKAAADWLDRIQQAAQQQSYEGTFVYQRGGYVQSSRIAHVASRDGEFERIESLDGKPRKLLRHNDELYTFVPERKLCVVERRQARDSFPALLGASGEHVMSVYDAKLLGKDRVAGLDAQVVELAPKDGYRFTYKLWADARTGLLLRSQTLDASDHVLEQIAFSQLRMGGAGAADKSAIMSGMRNLSGWTVVRPPVAPVDMEAQGWQLAPSIAGFQKIREVRRPMAARDAGDPPIPVDQAVFTDGLATVSVFVEPAEKNTRKEGAGSTGATHVLVKRRGGYWITVLGEVPPATLQQFASAIEYKASK
- the era gene encoding GTPase Era — translated: MNATAPTGFRCGMIAIVGRPNVGKSTLMNALVGQKISITSRKAQTTRHRITGINTTEDAQFIFVDTPGFQTRHSTALNRSLNRAVTSTLTSVDAILFVIEAGRFGPDDQKVLDLIPPGVPTLLIANKLDRVNDKTTLYPFMQKVSALREFTEIVPLSAKHVEDIQRLMETVKPYLPEGEPIYGEDDLTDRSSRFLAAEILREKVFRWTGDELPYTSTVIIDKFEEEGRLKRVFATILVERDSHKAMVIGKKGAKLKQISTEARMDMEKLFDGPVYLETFVKVKSGWADNEAGLRAYGYE
- a CDS encoding glutaredoxin family protein — protein: MFTLYGRGWCHLCDDMRDALAPVAAEFGVAVDYVDIDADAALVARYDEDVPVLLLDGAEVCRHRFDEMRVRNALAARR
- a CDS encoding DegQ family serine endoprotease, with product MTKITLRKVLAAAALCACLPFVPQTASAVTPPPGSLPDFADLVEKVGPAVVNIRTTANVPTGGPRGVLPPGFDNGDMSEFFRRFFGIPLPQAPGNPKNAPQPDNPPDTEQNRGVGSGFIVSADGYVMTNAHVVDDADTIYVTLTDKREFKAKLIGVDDRTDVAVVKIQASNLPVVAIGDSNKVRVGEWVVAIGSPFGLDNTVTAGIVSSKSRNTGDYLPFIQTDVAVNPGNSGGPLINMQGEVIGINSQIYSRTGGFMGISFAIPIDEAMRVADQLKATGKVTRGRIAVAIGEVTKDVADSIGLPKAEGALVSSVEPGGPADKAGVQPGDIILKFNGRPVDTASDLPRMVGDTKPGAKATINVWRKGQARDLPITIAETPADTTAKADPGKKPPQKPRQSNALGLTVSDIPADQLKALKLRSGVQVDGVDGPAARAGLQRGDIVLRVGDTDITSAKQFADVTAQLDPQKAVAVLVRRGDNTQFFPLRPRQK